The Paralichthys olivaceus isolate ysfri-2021 chromosome 2, ASM2471397v2, whole genome shotgun sequence genomic interval GTATATtgcaaatttaatttcatcCACCAGGTGCTGAACCACACGTCTCGGATTGAGATCCAGCTTCTGGAGAACTCTCTGTCCACCAACAAGCTAGAGAAGGAGCTGTTACTCCAGATGTCCGAAATCAGTCAGCTGCGAGACAAGAACAGGTAAAAAATCAAAGGAAATAGCGCTTTAATCTCAGCAGAGTCTGGGTCTGGAGGGCCAGAGTAGACTCTGAATGACAGAGCTCGGCGAGAGTCTTGTGGTTAATTGGTCATGGGTCTGCACTTCGGTACCTCAAGTTCCTTCTGATGggcatctttttctctctgaagaCTAGACTGCAGTGTCTGGTCTGCTCTCCTTCCAGCTTGGGGGTAAGATCTTCTTCATTTTGTGACAGAAACTtagtattttctgtttctacCTCTAGCTTGGTAATGTTGCTCTGCACATTTTGACTGAGCTCTTCCAAAAGCTCAAGGTTAGTTGCTTTCAAGCTTTCCAGTTCCTGCAGTTGCAGAGCATTTCTCTCAATGTTGGACTGTTTCACTGCCTGAAGATCCTCCTGATGAgcgttgttttgtttctgtaacTGATGTGTCAGCTCCTTTGTCTGGGCCCACTACATCTGCAGCTTGGCAGAAAgatcctccctctcttttgtcAGAGATTTGTTCTTTTCAGTCTCTGCCTCCAGGCTTATATAGAGTTTGACAGATTGTCTCTGGAGGTCCTGATTGATCTTATCCTTCATTTTAAGTTTGTTGACAAGCTCAAGGGTGGTAAATTTCAAGCTCTCCAATTCCTGCAGTTTCAGAGCATTTCTCTCTTTGTTGGACTGTTTCACTGCCTGAAGCTCCTCCTGAAGAGcgttgttttgtttctgcagctgaaatTTCAGCTCCTTTGTCTGGGCCCACTCCATCTGCAGCTCAGCAGAAagattctctttctcttttgtcaGAGACttgttcttttctgtctctgcctcaaGCATGGTGGAGAGCTTGATCATTTTGCTCTTAAGATTCTGACTGAGCTCTTTTTCAGCTTTAAGTTCGGTGACAAACTCTAGGTTGGTTGCTTTCAAGCTCTCCAGTTCCAGCAGTTGCTGAGCGTTTCTGTCAATATTGGAACATTTCACTGCCTGAAGATCCTCCTGATGAGcgatgttttctttctgctgctgatgtttcaGCTCCGGTATCTGGGTTCGCTGCTTCTGCAATTTAGCAGAATTATCCTGTTTCTTTTCTGCCAGAGACCTGATGTGTTCTGCCACTGTTTCCATTCTAATAGAGAGCTTGGTCATTTCTCTCCAGAGGTCTTCCTCAGCTTTAGGCTCAAGGTTGGTTGCTGTACTGCCTTCCTTGTCCTCCAAGTGGCAACTATTAGCCTCTTGAAGGGACTGTTTCCATATCATAAATTGTTGCAGATGGGCATCTGCTTGTTTTTGCAACCTGTCTTTCAGTTGGAGACATTGGATGGATTCTTTTTTCAGCTCAGCAGAGAGAAATTCAACCATGTCTGGCAGAGAATTGATATTTTCATCCATTAGCATCTATTGGTCAACTTTCCACTTTATGGACCGGtacatgtttttgctttttaatcCTGGTCACTATTGTTGAATACTATCAATGAATTCTTGTCTAAATTTGTCTGCAACATTGGTGGGTTTAAGTTTCACATTGTACAGGATGCTCCTTGAGCCTTCTCTTCAAAGGCAGGTATTAGTTTGGATGCCTTTGATTTAAGTTAAAACAACACTTTGGTGCCAGCTGCTATAAAACCtgatagaagaagaagaagaagaagaagaagaagaagaagaagaaaataaataaatcatgaatatggtttatttgtcatataaatgtatatataacatatttataaataatatacatttattttgaatataatgaATATCCATAATTAGTggacagacaaactgacaatATTACCCTAAAAAGGAAGCACTGCCAAATACAACAATACTGTCATGTTCAAattatataataacaataaatgaaGATACAAGTTGCTGAAGTTGAgagaatttacatttttcattactTTTCGAATGCGTTTTGTTCAAAAGATCTAATCAAACCTGAGCACGATGGCTGCTGTGAATGAGATAAGCTCTTGGAATGATCCATCGgtaaataacattttctttttaaactgagAAAAGTGATGAGAAACAACCACTGAGCTTGGCACACCCCTCAGGTCAGAGTTGACATTGTAAGGACAAatcctcacaggcctttgtagCAAAATAATTCATGATACATTCATGGTAAatatgttattgttatatctataaaaaataataattgtgttAATTAAGTGTGTGAACGCATTGTGTTTTGTCCTTTTACttgtgtattattatcattatttcatttgGAAAATATCACAGTTATTTTCAGTACTGGCATATCGGTACCATGGTTACCAGTGTTGTTCTAATCAGTTTCGCTTGTGTTCCACACTcgcactcacacgcacacacacacacacacacacacacacacactgtacagacCGCAGCACCACAACGATCAGTGACTCCCCATCAGTCCACATCCCAGTAAAAGGTGTTCACTCGTTCATGTGTGGGTCAGCATGATGAAGTGTTTGGAGGCAGGAGCTGATGACGTGTTTCAGCTCTTAATATGACCACGGTCTCACCgctaatgtaaaaatatatcacTGGTAGATGTGAAAACCACGTCATGACACATGTGGACACGCTAGAACAACGGAAGGTCGTGTCCAACACTTGTCAATTACACTTCAGCAGAAATAGACCTTGTGGTTGGAAAGGTTTCATGAGCAGTTTGTCTCAGGGGGTTGATACAGTGATAAATATACTGAGGAGTGTTGGAGAGCAATGTAACTAAACCTAACAAATATAGGctcacttttctgtttgttaaaCACAGACTGGAAACTTATATTAAAGTTAAAGATATTGTATCGTGgccatttcattttaaacacagaaaTCTGGACATTCCGACAGTCTTCACAGTCCTGTGTTTCCCTGTGAAGCTGCTGAATGACAGACCTTTCAAATCCACTTATCTGGCAACCAACTTAACCAACTTAAGGCAAAGTTTGCTACTTTTTCATTATGACACTCATAAGTTGCTCATattaaatatgaacaaaatCCTGAAGAGGTGACACAAATATCTCCCCTCACTTGTTCATGGTGACCCCCACTGTCTGTATGTCGAGTTTCAGAGGTTATAAACttcatttagttgttttatGGCTCATTGACCAGGAGTTATAACTTCAGGTCCATTACAAACAGATTTGCTGCACAAATAGTTTGGATTTGCTTCCTCCCTCTGGAGATACTCACAAACTTCATGTTAAAGTGTCAAATCTGAAGAATTATAGGAGTTATGTTTCTATGACAGTAATTTACTTTATGGTGTTCCTAAAACCTGCAGATCTCCTAGTTTGCTTTTATCTCAGTGATACAGGACAGAGTGTCTGTgctgcatgtttgcatgttttacaTGGTTAGAAAGGATTTCtccttttaatttttcattcattGATATCGATAGACTATGAAGATTTATTTTCCAGCATGTCGCCTGGACCGAGATttaatctgtctttttttgcCAAACCAGATGatcattttttttgtccctgGAGGACCCTGGCTCTGGAGCTAGTATTTATAAAGATGCTAAGCTCAGGTAAAACCTCCTATAGGAGAGAGGCCTGGGAGTCTGGTGTATTCTGGGTATTGTAGCATTTATGGAGCGAACCCTGCAGCCAACtagagctgcgctgctccaatcatgtgacacacatcatgtgacatacctcattctccacaatcatctattttacacatccacctgtaggctccgaCGGGGGTTACGAGTATTTCCTCGTCACTcacatcatatctgtgtaatcatatcgggggagtgattaagtcggagcctagacgaGAACACAAACTATGATTGAACTACCTTTTGGGGGAAAAGGTTAATACCACAgtcacttttctctgttttcttctgtcgTGTTGCACCAACTTCATTCCCACTTTTCTACTGATGGGATACAGAGGTTTTATTAGAGGGCTCCATCCTCCCACAGTGAAGGACTTCTTTAATGTGTCTTTCAGTCACCTGGAGAGTAAAGTTCAGATGTTGGAGTCTCGGCAGAaaggagagctggaggacatGAAGGAGCAGAAGAGCAGAC includes:
- the LOC138411443 gene encoding uncharacterized protein, whose amino-acid sequence is MLMDENINSLPDMVEFLSAELKKESIQCLQLKDRLQKQADAHLQQFMIWKQSLQEANSCHLEDKEGSTATNLEPKAEEDLWREMTKLSIRMETVAEHIRSLAEKKQDNSAKLQKQRTQIPELKHQQQKENIAHQEDLQAVKCSNIDRNAQQLLELESLKATNLEFVTELKAEKELSQNLKSKMIKLSTMLEAETEKNKSLTKEKENLSAELQMEWAQTKELKFQLQKQNNALQEELQAVKQSNKERNALKLQELESLKFTTLELVNKLKMKDKINQDLQRQSVKLYISLEAETEKNKSLTKEREDLSAKLQM